A window of Desulfuromonas soudanensis genomic DNA:
CCAGAAAGAGGGCGACGATGATTGCCAGGGAGAGGATCTGGACGGCGCGGCGCAGATTTCGGAGGGTCAGAAGGGTCTTCAAACCATGCGCACCCTGGTTAAATCCATGACCCCCAGTCCGCGCCGGGCCCCGGCAACGATGGTTGGGATCTCCTCGGGGCGAAGGTCGAAGAGAGATACGGCGGCACTGTCGGCGGCGATGATATCGGGAGAGGCGATGAGGGTATTTTTAACGCGCACGTCTTCGAGGCGCCCCCCCTGGGGTCCGTTGGCCACCAGAATCCGGGTGGCGTCGATGAGGGTCAGGGTCGAAGGGATAATGGTGTTGATATCGGCCAGGGACTCGGCGATTTCCCGATGGAGGGTGCCGCGGTTGCCGCCGATCACCCCCATCAGGTTCTTCATCCCCAGGGTAAGAATGGACATGGAGTGATGCTTGGCAATCGGCAGGTTGATCAGGCGGTCGGCATCGAGGGCCGGTCCGTAAAAGGACCAGCGGGTCAGCTCCACCCCCCTCTTGATGTCGAGGTCGCGATAGGCGCGGCGCTCCATGTGCTCGATGACGGCCCGTTCGGATCCGATCTCCTCGACGGCCTGCTGGATGCCGCTCTGCACGTAGCAACGGCGGGGATCGTTGGCACTGCGATCGAAGACCCGCACTTTTTTGGCCCCGGCCTCGAGGCAGAGTTCGACGACGGTGCGCACCACCAGGGGATGGGTATTGGCCGCCAACTCGACGGTCCGATCCCAGCCGATGTTCGGCTTGACCACCACCGTTTCGCCCGGCTTGACGAAGGCGCCCATGCCCCCGAGGGCCGCCACCGTCCGGCGCACCAGCTCCGGGATCTCTTCTCCCCGACGCACCGCCACGGCAGGGAACGTCTCCGGACTTGCCGCGGCGGCCCAGAGGTCGAGAACCGGCACTCCGCCCATGGCCGTCACCGCCAGGGCGCTGCGCAGGGCTTGTCGAACAAATTGGCGGCGATCAATTGCCGGCATCTTGCCTCCCGGGGGAACCCCCCTCTTCAGATCAGCTGACCGTCCTTGAGAAACTGCCGGGCCACGGCGGCGATATTTTCACCGGCGGCCTTCGCTTCGAGGCGTTGCATGGCGGGAGCGTCGATCGCCCCGCCGAGTTTGTTGATCAGACGGGCCAGGGCGGGAAATTTTTTCAACGTGTCCTTGCGCACCACGGGGGCGGCCTGAGCCGCCACCCCCGCGGGGGCCACCCTTGGCTCGTCGAAGCCGATCGGCTTGAGCCAGACCAGGTTGAGCTCCTGGTTGTAGGTGTCCTTGACCGCCTGATAAAGCGCTTCGGGATCGGATATCGCCGCCCCGTGAAGGATTTCCACCTGCCCGACGCCGGTGTACTCCACATAGAGGTCGAGGTCGGCCTTGAGGAGGGAGGCGTGGGCTGCGGCCGAGGAGTCGAAACGCTGGACCTTCACCGACGTCCCGGTGCGCTCGCTGATGAGGATCGACAGGAGCTGGGCCAGGATATCCTGCTGCACCGTCCCGGTGGAGCCGATCACCAGGGTCTTGCCGACGCAGGCCCCGGCGGGGAGGACGGCAGCGGCAAAGAGGATAAAGGATGCCAGAACGAGAGCGAGCAGGGGGAAAAACGTCTTTTTCATAATTGATCTCCTTGGTGCAGGTGCCATGCGTCTATGGGGACCGGAGCGGCGAGGGGCTCGGGGGCCCTGACCGTTCCCAGACTCCGATCGAAACGGTGATCAAAGAAGGTGGAGGCCACGGCCTCCGGATCGCTGCTCCCCCACCAGTTGCCGGGGAGGGTAACGTCGCCCTGCTGTTCCAGCCCCAGCTTGACGCTGTAGGCAAGGCTGCCGACGATGTTGTTCCCCTCGATGACGGCCCTGTCGTCGCCCCGGGTGACGACGAAGATACCGATGTCGTTGTCGCGGATCTCGTTGTGGTGGATATGAGCCGTGCTCCCCCGCTCTTCGTAGCGCAGTCCGTGGCTGTTGTCGTGAATGCGGTTGCCGGCCAGTTCGAGCTTGACCGTCGAGAAGCGCACGCCGTCGACGTTGTAGCGGAAGACCGAGTCGACGATGCGGGCCTGGCAGAAGTGGATCTGGACGCCGCTGTAGGCGTACTCGCTGACCACCCAGGAAAGTTCGGCGCGCCGGGCGAAGTCGAGATAGAGATATTTCCAGTCGGCCTTCTGGGGTTTTGCGGCGCCGCTGGTAAAGACAATCGGCGCCCCCTTCGTTCCCCGGGCGAGAAGTTCCCCTTCCACCAGCAGTTCCGAATCGCCGATGCCGTCCCCGTCCCCGTCGATTTTGCTGAAGACGACGCGGGTCCCGGGAAGGATCGTCAGCCGACCCTCCTTCTTGACGGTGGCCACCCCGCTGATTCTCACCTCGCCCGACCAGACCACCGCCTCGGTGATGACCGGGGAGTTTAAAATCAGCAGGTGCTTTGCCCCCCTCCCCTGACAGCCGCCGGAAACGAAGAGCAGGCACGTCAAAAGGAAGACGGAGGCCAAAGGTTTTCCCCGATTCATCGCGTCCCTCTCAATGGACCTTCCCCCCGTCCGGGGCAGGTTTTGGACGTTCGCCTTCCACGGCGCCGTGGGTCCGTTCGTAGCGGGCGAGGTTGTCCTGCAGCGCCGCAATCAGGCGCTTGACGTGCCGGGGAGAGGTGATCACCCGGCTGCGCACCTTGGCCCGGGGAGCCTGCGGCGGAACGAAGATGAAGTCGAGCGTGAACTCCGAATCGCTGTGATTGACGACGGCCAGGTTGGCATAGACACCCTGGGCCATCTCCTCGTCGAGCTGGATTTCCAGTTTCACCTCGGCGGGTTTCTTTTCGCTCATCATATCTCCATTGCACGGATTAAGGCAACGCCCGGAGAAGCCGGGGATGCTACTGCAGGTCGATCGGCTCGACAATAATAGTGATCCCCTCGAGAGCGGCGCCGGCGCCGACGTCCAGGCCGTGGTCCGCCGACTCGTCGTACATCCCGAAGAGCTCCCCCGGCGCCGGGGAATCGCCGTAGCGCTCCCGGGCGCCGAGATAATAGGTGCCGGGCTCTTTGAGGGTCAGGGTGAAGAGGCCGTCGCTGCCGGTGGCGGGGGAGAGGGCCGCCGGGCGCTGGTGGCCGATGACCCGGTCGGTGTAGGCGAAGACATGAACACCAGGGACGGCCTTGCCCTTGTCGTCGGTGACCCGGCCGGAAACCCTGGGGCCGCTGCGGCGATCGAAGACTTCGCTTTCGGCCTCGTCCTTGACCTTGCGCACCGCCGTCAGCTGCACCCGGACCGTCTTCCCCGCCCTGGCCAGCAGGGGGTTTCCCGGATAGACGGACAGATAGTCCCCCTCGAGGATCGGCCCGACGCGCCCTCCCCCCTGGCGCTTGCGGGCGGCGAGAAAGTAGCCGCTTTCGGGGAGCCCTTCAAAAATAAAGGAGCCGTCGCTCCCGGTGGGGAGGGAGAGCCGGTACCCCTGTCCCTTGAGATCCTCGGCGGCGTCGAGATAGAGAGAGACGTAGGCCCCGGCCAGGGGACGCCCCTCGAATAGGATTTTCCCCTCGATGGCTGCCGAATATTCGTCCTCATAGGCAGCAAAAATTGGCGGGTCGACCGGGACGGCCTGCAGCCCGGCCCAGACGGGACTTCCGGAAACGGCGACGGGGTTGCGCCCGCAAAAGGCAAAATAACGATTTCCTTCGTCGCGGGCGAAGAGGGCGTAGAGGCCGTCCGGCAGTTCGAGCCGGAAAGCGCCGTCCTCCTCCGTCGGTGCCGAGAGGGCCAGGGGGGGAGCGGAGAAGTCGAGGCCGCCATGGGCTTCGACCCGCATCCCGGCCAGGGGGGCATCGCCGAGCACCACCCGCCCCGTAACCGTTCCGCCCCACAGGGACGCCGGCAGAAGGAGGAGGAGAAGGAATAAAATCGTCCTCACGGGGTCACCTCCAGACCGGCCCCTTTTGCCGGCGCCTCCAGCCAGGGGCTGAAGACCACCCGGTCGAGACGATAGCTGTCGGGTCCGAACCCCTCATAGATGACTTCCGGCTTGTCGCAGCGATCGAAAAAGATCTCCAGGTTCCCCTCGCTCCCGGCGGCGGCCAGCTTCGCCGTATCTTTTCCCCACCAGTTGCCGCTGACATCCACGTAGTCGTTGAAGACGGTGGGGGCCTTGGCCAGCAGGGGGTTCTGGCTTTTGCGGGAGAGAGCCTCTTTCTGCACCATGCCGCTCGATCCCGAACGCTTCTCCCAGTCGGCACTCTGGAAAATTCCGAGTTCCACCCCCCTCCCGTTGTCGAGAAAATTGTTCTCTCTCACCTGCGGATAGGAGGAATAGTCGACAAAGAGGGCCAGTCCGTTTTTTTCGATGCGGTTGAGACGGACTTCCGGATTGGACTTACGGTTGTTGTACAACGCCGTCCTGTTCCCCCGCAGCAGATTGCGGGCCACCCGGGGGGAACCGAACTGGTCGTTGCGGATCGCCGTCTCGTTGTCGAGGAATCGATTGTTTTCCACCACCGGATAGGAAAAGGAAAAGTTCACCAAGGCATTTTCGTTCTTCTCGAAGGTGTTGGCGAGAATCGTCGGGGTGTTCTGGGTCTGATTGCAGAAGATGCCGACGCCGTTTTCCACGAAGCGGTTCTTTTCAATCCGGTCGGGATATTTCTGCACCAGGGTTATCCCCTGCTTGTTCTTGAAAAAGAGGTTGTCGACGATGGCGCCGCTGCTGTTGTGGGAGGCGAAGATCGCTGTGTTTGTATGACCTTCGAAATGGTTGCCGCGGATGACCGGAGTCGATTTCATCTCGTTTTCGATTCCCATCCCGTTGCCGACGAAGCGGCAGTCCTCGATGAGGGAGTGCGACTCGCGCAGCAGCTTGATGGCCGCCGTACAGTCGGCAAAGGTGCTGCCGCGCACCGTCAGATCCGTGGCGATACTGCTGAGGGCCGCCTCGGCCCTGGAAAAACGGGCCTGCTCGATGACACTGCCGGGCGGAGCCTCGACAAACTCGATCCCCTGCCACTTCTCCACGGCGATAAAGACAACGGGGGAGGCGGCCGTTCCCTGAACGAGAAGAACCCCCTGCACCATGAGGCGCGCGGCGGCATCGACGGGGCGAACCCGGGTTCCGGCGGCAATGGTCAGGGTCGCCCCGGAAGGGACGGTCACCGGAGCCGCCAGCACCACTTCGCCGCGCCAGGTCGTATTCCCCGACAGGGGTCCGGAATAGGTGGCGGCTTCGGCCAGGGGACTTCCGCAGAAAAACAGAGCAAGAAGCAGGCTAGGGAAGCAATTTCTTTTCCACATGGATGGATATCTCCCGAATCGGCTCGCTTGCGCCGATGGTCACTGCCGAACCCGACTCTCCCCGGTATCGGCCGTAGAGTTCCCCCTCGCCGGCCGGCCCGCCGAAGGCCTCCCGGGCCAGGAGGTAAAAAGGCCCTGCGTCGGGCAAGGAGAGTTCGAATCGGCCGGCGGCGTCCGCAGGCGCCGAAAAGTAGTCGGGTGTTCCGGTCATGGCCGGGTCGCGATAGGCGAAGACGTGAACGCCCGCAGCCGGTGTCCCCTCGGGACCCTTTACCGTACCACGAATCCCCCGGAACGGGGGAGCCTCCCCTTCTTCGAGCATGGAGAGGCGGGTGATCGTTTCAATCCGCACCTCCCGGGTTTCCCCCTCGCGGATGCGCACCGGATTGCCGTAGTAGTAGTTGAAGCGGTCACCGATCTCGATGGGACCGAACTGCCCCCCCTTGGCCCGCTTGCGCGCCAGCAGGTAATAGTCCCCCGGGGGGAGGCGGAGACGAAAGCGCCCCTTTTCCACCGGCTGGATGAAGTACCCCGGCCCCTTGAACCCGTCCTCGGCCGTGTTGTAGACGTAGAGATAGCAGTGTTCGAGAAGTTCCCCCTCGAAGGTGATCTCACCGCGGAGCCCCGAGCGACCGGCGACCGGCGGCGCTTCTTCGGGAATCCTGATCAGGTTGAAGCCGACGTTGGTGTAGGCTCCCTCCCGCACCTGCACCGGCGCGCCGCTGTAGAAGCAAAAGTGACCTCCCGGGCGCGGCGGACCGTCGTAGTCGCGGGCGGTGAGATAATAGCTCCCCGGCGGCAGCTCGAGAACGTAGGTGCCGTCGACGGCGCTCGGCGCCGCCACGGCCACTTCTCTGCCGACGGCGATGTCGGCGATGGCGCGGTAGGCGCGTACCCGGATCTCGGGGACGAGTTCGCCGCGCCAGGCGGCACGCCCCTTGACCCCCGAGGCGCCTTCGGCCTGCACGGCGATCAGAAGCAGCAGCAAAACCATGCCCCAGCGTTTCATGGCAGTTTCTCCAGGTCAGCGGTCAGGGGGACCTTGCTCCAGGGGGCAAAGCGGACGGTGTCCAGGGGGTAGGTTTTACCCCCCTCGGTGAAGGTCGGCGTGTCCCGGCCGTCGGCGATGGAGACAGGATTTCCGCCGGCGCCGGTCTTCTCCAGCTCGGCCGTTTCCTTGAGGCCCCACCAGTTGCCGCGGGCATCGACGGTGCCGTCGAGAACCCGGGGACGGCGCTCGTCTTCGGTGACCTCGTTGCGCGCTCCGCGGCCGAAGGCTCCGACGCTGGAGACTTCCTCCTGCCGGACGACGCTCCCCTTCTCCGCCTCCCAGGCGGAGGACTGGAATTCGAGGACCAGGGCGCTGCCGTTGCCGGTGAAGTCGTTTCCGGCGATCACCGGGTAGGAGGAGTAGGCGACGGCTATGGCGAACCCGTTGTCCCTGAGGTCGTTCCCCTCGACCCGGGGGTCGGAGCGGCGATAGAGGCGAAGGCCGGTCTCGTTGCCGCGCAGCAGATTCCCCTGCAGATGCGGCCGGGCGGCGCGGTCGACGAAAATGCCGACGCCGTTCTTTTCGAAGCGGTTCCCCTCGACCCGCGGGTCGCTGCCGTAGTGGGAGATCATCAACCCCGTCGGATTGCCGGAAAAGACGTTTCTGCTCAACATCCGGGGGAGGGCCCGGTAGATATAGACGCCGAATTTGCCGTTGCCGGTGAAGAGGTTGCCGGTGACCAGCGGCGCCGCTTCGTCCTTGATGAAGAGGCCGACCCGGCTGTTTCCGGAAAACCGGCAGTCCCTGACCTCCGCCGCGCTCTTCTGCTTGATTTCCATCCCGACATCATTTTTTTCGAGACGAAGGCCTTCGAGTTTCGGCGCCCCGCCGCCGACGAAGATCCCGGTGCGGGCGCCGTCCACGGTGCAGTCGGAGAGGACGGTGGCGGCATCGCACCCCTTGAGGACAATCCCCTCCCAATTCCGACCGGTAAAGCGTACGCCCCGGGCGACCAGGCGCCCGGCCACCTCAAGCTTTCCGCCGGAAAAGGTGACGACCGTCCCAGGCGCCACGGTCAGAACAACGCCGGGCTCGACCCGCACCGTCTCGCTGAAGCTGAGTTCTCCTTCCCACAGGGTGGCCGAACTCAGGGTCAGGCTCCAGGCCGGCAGGGGGAGGAGAAGGAGGAGAAGGACCAGGGCGCGCCTCACCAGACCTCCCTCACCACCAGGTCGCCGAGAGGCAGGGATTGGTCCCTCGAAAGAGCGACGCCGTGGTCGGGACGGCCGTCGTAGGTGCCGACCCACTCCCCCGGTTCGAGAGGTCCGCCGAAGGTGCTGCGGGCGCCG
This region includes:
- a CDS encoding NosD domain-containing protein; its protein translation is MNRGKPLASVFLLTCLLFVSGGCQGRGAKHLLILNSPVITEAVVWSGEVRISGVATVKKEGRLTILPGTRVVFSKIDGDGDGIGDSELLVEGELLARGTKGAPIVFTSGAAKPQKADWKYLYLDFARRAELSWVVSEYAYSGVQIHFCQARIVDSVFRYNVDGVRFSTVKLELAGNRIHDNSHGLRYEERGSTAHIHHNEIRDNDIGIFVVTRGDDRAVIEGNNIVGSLAYSVKLGLEQQGDVTLPGNWWGSSDPEAVASTFFDHRFDRSLGTVRAPEPLAAPVPIDAWHLHQGDQL
- a CDS encoding glycine betaine ABC transporter substrate-binding protein; translated protein: MKKTFFPLLALVLASFILFAAAVLPAGACVGKTLVIGSTGTVQQDILAQLLSILISERTGTSVKVQRFDSSAAAHASLLKADLDLYVEYTGVGQVEILHGAAISDPEALYQAVKDTYNQELNLVWLKPIGFDEPRVAPAGVAAQAAPVVRKDTLKKFPALARLINKLGGAIDAPAMQRLEAKAAGENIAAVARQFLKDGQLI
- a CDS encoding DUF3467 domain-containing protein, with the translated sequence MSEKKPAEVKLEIQLDEEMAQGVYANLAVVNHSDSEFTLDFIFVPPQAPRAKVRSRVITSPRHVKRLIAALQDNLARYERTHGAVEGERPKPAPDGGKVH
- a CDS encoding DUF362 domain-containing protein translates to MPAIDRRQFVRQALRSALAVTAMGGVPVLDLWAAAASPETFPAVAVRRGEEIPELVRRTVAALGGMGAFVKPGETVVVKPNIGWDRTVELAANTHPLVVRTVVELCLEAGAKKVRVFDRSANDPRRCYVQSGIQQAVEEIGSERAVIEHMERRAYRDLDIKRGVELTRWSFYGPALDADRLINLPIAKHHSMSILTLGMKNLMGVIGGNRGTLHREIAESLADINTIIPSTLTLIDATRILVANGPQGGRLEDVRVKNTLIASPDIIAADSAAVSLFDLRPEEIPTIVAGARRGLGVMDLTRVRMV
- a CDS encoding carboxypeptidase-like regulatory domain-containing protein; protein product: MKRWGMVLLLLLIAVQAEGASGVKGRAAWRGELVPEIRVRAYRAIADIAVGREVAVAAPSAVDGTYVLELPPGSYYLTARDYDGPPRPGGHFCFYSGAPVQVREGAYTNVGFNLIRIPEEAPPVAGRSGLRGEITFEGELLEHCYLYVYNTAEDGFKGPGYFIQPVEKGRFRLRLPPGDYYLLARKRAKGGQFGPIEIGDRFNYYYGNPVRIREGETREVRIETITRLSMLEEGEAPPFRGIRGTVKGPEGTPAAGVHVFAYRDPAMTGTPDYFSAPADAAGRFELSLPDAGPFYLLAREAFGGPAGEGELYGRYRGESGSAVTIGASEPIREISIHVEKKLLP
- a CDS encoding right-handed parallel beta-helix repeat-containing protein → MRRALVLLLLLLPLPAWSLTLSSATLWEGELSFSETVRVEPGVVLTVAPGTVVTFSGGKLEVAGRLVARGVRFTGRNWEGIVLKGCDAATVLSDCTVDGARTGIFVGGGAPKLEGLRLEKNDVGMEIKQKSAAEVRDCRFSGNSRVGLFIKDEAAPLVTGNLFTGNGKFGVYIYRALPRMLSRNVFSGNPTGLMISHYGSDPRVEGNRFEKNGVGIFVDRAARPHLQGNLLRGNETGLRLYRRSDPRVEGNDLRDNGFAIAVAYSSYPVIAGNDFTGNGSALVLEFQSSAWEAEKGSVVRQEEVSSVGAFGRGARNEVTEDERRPRVLDGTVDARGNWWGLKETAELEKTGAGGNPVSIADGRDTPTFTEGGKTYPLDTVRFAPWSKVPLTADLEKLP
- a CDS encoding NosD domain-containing protein, which gives rise to MWKRNCFPSLLLALFFCGSPLAEAATYSGPLSGNTTWRGEVVLAAPVTVPSGATLTIAAGTRVRPVDAAARLMVQGVLLVQGTAASPVVFIAVEKWQGIEFVEAPPGSVIEQARFSRAEAALSSIATDLTVRGSTFADCTAAIKLLRESHSLIEDCRFVGNGMGIENEMKSTPVIRGNHFEGHTNTAIFASHNSSGAIVDNLFFKNKQGITLVQKYPDRIEKNRFVENGVGIFCNQTQNTPTILANTFEKNENALVNFSFSYPVVENNRFLDNETAIRNDQFGSPRVARNLLRGNRTALYNNRKSNPEVRLNRIEKNGLALFVDYSSYPQVRENNFLDNGRGVELGIFQSADWEKRSGSSGMVQKEALSRKSQNPLLAKAPTVFNDYVDVSGNWWGKDTAKLAAAGSEGNLEIFFDRCDKPEVIYEGFGPDSYRLDRVVFSPWLEAPAKGAGLEVTP